The sequence CGAGCAGATGACCAAGATCAAGTCGTATCTGGATCTGGGCCGCCAGGAAGGCGCCTCGCTCTTGTGCGGCGGCAGCCCGGCGCAGTTCGCCGGCGATCTGGCCGAGGGCTATTACATCCAGCCGACGCTGTTCAAGGGCCACAACAAGATGCGCATCTTCCAGGAGGAGATCTTTGGCCCGGTGCTGGCCGTGACCACCTTCAAGGACGAAGCCGAAGCGCTGGCGATTGCCAACGACACGCTGTACGGCCTGGGCGCCGGCGTGTGGAGCCGCAACGGCAACGTCGCCTACCGCATGGGCCGCGCCATCCAGGCCGGCCGGGTGTGGACCAACTGCTACCACGCCTACCCGGCGCACGCCGCCTTCGGCGGTTACAAGGAGTCGGGCATCGGTCGCGAGACGCACAAGGTCATGCTCGACCACTACCAGCAGACCAAGAACCTGCTGGTCAGCTATGCCGAAGAGAAGCTGGGCTTCTTCTAAGCAGCAAGCAACTCGCGGCCGGGCGCGGAAGCCCCGGGGCCGGCCGCACATCGTGTTCTCCCTCCTCGCAGTCAGGAGTCTTTCGGGGCGGCTTCGGTCGCCCCGTTTTTCTTGCCCGGCGGATCGCCGAAGGAGCGTTTCATGATTGACCGAGTCACTGCCACCGATGCCGCGCTGGCCCTGATCGCGCGCCTGCAGGCCAAGCACGGCCCCGATCTGATCTTTCATCAGTCCGGCGGCTGTTGTGACGGCAGCGCCGCCAACTGCTACCTCAAAGGCGAGATCACGGTCGACAACGACGTGTATCTCGGCGACATCGGCGGCTGCCCGTTCTACATCAGCAGTTCGCAATACGAGTACTGGAAACACACCCAGTTGATCATCGACGTGATCGAGACGCGCGGTGGCGGCACCTTCTCCCTCGAAGGGCCCGAAGGCGTGTCCTTCCACACCCGGTCCCGTCTGTTTACCGATGCCGAATGGGCCGAGCTGGAAGCGGCCGGCGTCGTTTGACCCTCATCCTCAAGGACATCTTCATGCGTACAAAAGTGTTGCTCGTCTGCGCGCTTGCGCTCGGCTTCATCCAGCCTGCCGCGGCCTCGCTGGCGGTCATCAAGAAGGCCCGCTGCAATAGCTGTCATGCGGTGGAAAAGAAAATGGTCGGTCCGGCCTTCCGCGACATTGCCGCGAAGTACACCGGCAACGCCGAGGCGCCGGCGAGCCTGTTTGCCAAGGTGCGTGAAGGCGGTGCCGGCGTCTGGGGACAGATCCCGATGATGCCGAACGACGAGGCCAAGATCAGCGATGCCGATCTGAACGCCGCGATCGCCTGGATCCTGGGCGGCGCCGAGTAAGCCGGACGCAGCCCATGTCATCGATGCGGGCCGGGGGTGCCATCGTGGTGGCACCCCCGGCCCGTTTCCGTTGGTGCCATTGTCATGGACAGGGCGTTGTGCGGCTCGTATCCTCGGACCCATGAACTGGCCAAGGGCGAGGTGATGGTGAGCGTGGCTGCCTGGAGCGGTGAACTGATCGAAATCGAGACGCCGCGATTGCGCCTGCGTCAGTGGTGTGCCGCCGATCATGTGCCGTTCGCTGCGCTCAACGCCGACCCGGCGGTGATGGCGCATTTTCCGGCACCGCTGACGCGGCAGGCGAGCGATGCCATGCTCGCGCGTTGCGCCGAGCTGATCGCGATGCGTGGCTGGGGCTTCTGGGCGGTTGAGCGCAAGGCGGGGGGTGTGTTCATCGGGCTGGCCGGTCTGCATGTGCCCGATGCGCGTCTGCCGTGTGCGCCGTGCGTGGAAATCGGCTGGCGCCTGGCGGCCGCGCATTGGCGGCAGGGCTATGCCACGGAGGCGGCCGGCGCCGCGCTGGACGTGGCCTTCGACCGGTTGGGGCTCGACGAGGTGGTGTCGTTCACGAGTCTTGGCAACATCCGCTCGCAGGCGGTGATGCAGCGGCTCGGCATGGTGCCGTCCGGCCACTTTGCACACCCGGCGCTGGCCGAAGACAGTCCGCTGCGCATCCATCGCCTGTATCGGCTGTCGCGGGCGCAATGGCAGGTCAAACACAATGAGGAGCAGCGTTGATGAAACCACGTATCAGCATGATCACCCTGGGGGTGCGCGACCTGGCGGCATCCATCCATTTCTACGAAGAGGGACTGGGCTTTCCGCGCATGGAATCGCCGCCCACGGTGGCCTTCTTCACACTCAACGGCACCTGGCTCGGGCTGTATGGGCGCGACGCACTGGCCGAGGATGCGCAGGTGAGCCCTGAAGGCGGCGGCTTCCCCGGCTTTTCGCTGGCTCACAACCTCGGCTCGGAGGCCGAGGTGGACCAGCTCATGGCACAGGCGCTGGCGGCGGGTGCCACGCTGGCCAAGGAACCGCAGAAGGTGTTCTGGGGGGGCTACAGCGGCTACTTCAAGGATCCGGACGGTTACCTGTGGGAGCTGGCCTACAACCCGTTTGCCTGGATCGGGCCGCGGGACGACTGAACGGTGCGGGCGGGGTGATGTGTCATATGCAACACCTGCTCCATTGTGGAGCAGGTGTTGCATTTCTGGACAGTGTCAGCCGGTGCCGCCGCCGGGCAGCATGCGTTGCAAGGTGCCATCGCGACGCAGTGCATGGCGGATGGCCGCGGCAATGTGAAGCACGATCATCGCTGCCAGCGTCCAGGCCAGGAACTTGTGGGTGCTGCTGAACAGGGCGTTGAGCGCCTCGTCCGGCCAGCCCGGCTTGGGCAGGGTGATGCCGAAGAACTTGAGCGGGTATTTGGTGAAATTCACCGACGTCAGCCCCATCAACGGCACCACCACCAACAGCACGTAGAGCAGATGGTGCGCGGCCTGGGCCAGCCGCGCCTCGACGCCGGAGAGCGCCGGATTGGGCGGCGGGCGGTGCCCGATGCGCCATCCAAGCCTGAGCACGATCAGCATCAGGGCCAGCAAGCCGAACGACTTGTGGATGCCGAACGCCCAGCCGCGCTCCGGCCCCTTGGGCAGATCGGCCATCCACAGCCCCCAGCCGATCAGCCCGATCACCAGCACCGCCATGAGCCAGTGCAGGCCCATGGCGACGCGCCCATAGCGCGCGCTCATCGGATCACCACGCCCCAGGGGAAGCTGCCGACCGGGATGTCCTTGATCGCCTTGAGGCTGGCGGTGTCGATCACGGTGACGCTGTCGGAGCGGCCATTGGCCACATACAGCTTGGCGCCGTCCGGCGTGATTGCCATGTTCCACGGGCGCTTGCCGACCGGCACGGTGCCCACCACGGTGTTGCTCGCGGTGTCGATGGCCATCACCGTTGCGTCCTTGCCGTTGGAGACGTACACCCGCTTGCCGTCGGGGCTGACGGTGATGCCGTTGGAGAACTTGCCGGCGGGGATCCTGGCGATCACGCTGTGCGACGCGACGTCGATGGCGAACACCGTGTCGGCCAGCTCGCAGGCGACGTAGGCGCGGCGGCCATCGGGCGTGAAGCCGATGCCGCGCGGGCGCTTGGCGACCGGGATCTGGCCGACCTGCTTCATGGCGGCAACGTCGATCACGTCCACCTGCTCGGCGTCTTCGGCGCTGGCGTACAGCCACTTGCCGTCGGGGCTGAACACCGCATGTTCGGGGTTTTCGCCCTCGACCTTGATGTGCGCCAGCGTCTTGCCGGTGGCCGCTTCGAGCAGGGCCACGCTGTTGTCTTCCTCGACGGCGGCGGCCAGCAGCTTGCCGTCCTGCGAGATGTACAGGCCCTCCGGCGAATCCCCCAGCTTCCAGTCAGCGACCGGCTTGCCGCTGGTCAGGTCGACCACGATCATCGATTCGGTCGGCGAATTGGTGAGGTACAGGCGGCTGCCGTCGGGTGCGATGGCGATACCGCGCGGCCGCTCGCTGACCTTCAGTGTGGTCGTGACGGTGTCGGTGGCGGTGTCGATGACGCTGACGGTGCCGGATTTCTCATTGGGGACATAGGCCAGCGGGGCGGCCAGGACGGCGCCAGCGAAGCCGAGCGCTGCCGTGGCGAACGCGAGTTTGAGCGGTGTTCTCATTCTTGGGTGTCTCCTCGACGATGGTAAGCCATCGTTCTTTTGTCAGGGGGTTTGATGGGTGATGCCGTGATCCCGGAAGATGCGTTCGAGGGTGCCGTCGCGCTGAATGGCAATCATCGCCGTGCTCAGTGCGTTGGCGAGCGAGTCGTTCTCGGCCTTGACCGCCATGCCCAGTGTCCAGCCCTGAATGCGCAGTTCGGGCATGGATACCGGACCGACGTCGATCTTGCCGGCTTCGCCCAGCGCACCTTCGATCTCGGCGCGCGACGCCATCACCGCCGACACGCTGCCGGCCTTGAGTGCGGCAACGGCCTCGGCCACGGTCTTGAAGTGCACCACGTTGTCGCGCAGGCGGCCGTTGAGTACGCTGAGCAGGAAATCGTCGGCCAGGCTGGCGGTCTCGACACCGACCTTCTCGCGGGTGAACACCTCCAGCGCCGTTGCCGCAGAGCCCTTGACCGGCGGCACGCGCGCCGGATCGCGTGCCACGGCCAGCGATTCGAGGTGATAGGGGGCGAAGATGCGCACCTTGTCGTTCTGCTCGGCCAGGCGCTGGTCCACCGGTACATGGAGCATCACATCGGCCGGGCGCGTCCCCAGGTAATGGCCTTTCCAGACCATGTTGCGCAGGTCGTCGCTCATGTCCTCGTCGGCGGCCACTTCAACGACGTCGGCCTCGAGGCCGAGGCGCTTGGCCAGCTCGCGGCCGATCGCGATGTCCACCCCCTTGCCCTTGTGCGAGTAGGGCGGGAAGTCCGCGTACACCGCGACGCGCAGCCGCCCGGGCTGCTGGACGTCGATGGCTTCGGCCAGGGCGGCATGGGCCAGAGTGCAGGCCAGCGCGGTGAGCATGGCGAGGCCGCGCAGGGTGTGGTGGAGTGGCTTATTCTTCATGAACGGTCTCCAGCCAGGCACGGATCGACCACATGGCCTCCTGCTGCAGGATGCCTTCGAACGGCGGCATGTACACCTTGCCGTTGCGCGTCGCGCCGTGGCGGATGCGCTGCATGAAGATCTCGTCGCCCTCCTGGCCTTCGGGCAGCATGCGCAGGTCGGGGGCGATGCCGCCCGAGATGCCGCCCAGGCCGTGGCAGCGGGCACAGTTCTGGTTGTAGGCCGAGTCGCCGATACGGATCGCTTCCTTGTCGCCGCGGTAGGGGTTTTCGGGCAGCCAGTCGGCGCCCAGTGACTTGAGCGTGGAGGTGTCGACCGCCTGCGGCGTCACATCGCCGTGGGCCAGTACGGCGCCGGACACGCCAACGGCGAGTGCCATGGCTGTGTGGCGAAGCGTGCGGAGGGAGGGAAGGTACGTCATTGCGGAATCCTCTACGTGGGTGGAGTGCATGTCACTGCCCGGAGGCAGCGTGGTGTTCTCCTCCCCGCAAAGGCTGTGCCAGTTCACGACAGGCGGTCTGGCCGGCGTGGATGTGCTGGCAGCAACGGTGGTCAGCAGGTTGTCAGGCTCGTCTGGCACGCTAGTTGCGTGATAGTGCACCACATGGGCCTGCCCCACTTGCTCCAGCTTGGAGCAACTGCTACGTTGGTGAGCAGGCCCGCATAACTATCAGAAAAACAATAAAAAACAGATGTTCGGAGGAGGAGACATGGAGAATCCACTGTGGTCAGTGGAAGGACGCGATCTGCGGGTCCGTGATGCGCGTAC comes from Denitromonas sp. and encodes:
- a CDS encoding DUF779 domain-containing protein is translated as MIDRVTATDAALALIARLQAKHGPDLIFHQSGGCCDGSAANCYLKGEITVDNDVYLGDIGGCPFYISSSQYEYWKHTQLIIDVIETRGGGTFSLEGPEGVSFHTRSRLFTDAEWAELEAAGVV
- a CDS encoding c-type cytochrome, whose translation is MRTKVLLVCALALGFIQPAAASLAVIKKARCNSCHAVEKKMVGPAFRDIAAKYTGNAEAPASLFAKVREGGAGVWGQIPMMPNDEAKISDADLNAAIAWILGGAE
- a CDS encoding GNAT family N-acetyltransferase — encoded protein: MDRALCGSYPRTHELAKGEVMVSVAAWSGELIEIETPRLRLRQWCAADHVPFAALNADPAVMAHFPAPLTRQASDAMLARCAELIAMRGWGFWAVERKAGGVFIGLAGLHVPDARLPCAPCVEIGWRLAAAHWRQGYATEAAGAALDVAFDRLGLDEVVSFTSLGNIRSQAVMQRLGMVPSGHFAHPALAEDSPLRIHRLYRLSRAQWQVKHNEEQR
- a CDS encoding VOC family protein produces the protein MKPRISMITLGVRDLAASIHFYEEGLGFPRMESPPTVAFFTLNGTWLGLYGRDALAEDAQVSPEGGGFPGFSLAHNLGSEAEVDQLMAQALAAGATLAKEPQKVFWGGYSGYFKDPDGYLWELAYNPFAWIGPRDD
- a CDS encoding cytochrome b, with product MSARYGRVAMGLHWLMAVLVIGLIGWGLWMADLPKGPERGWAFGIHKSFGLLALMLIVLRLGWRIGHRPPPNPALSGVEARLAQAAHHLLYVLLVVVPLMGLTSVNFTKYPLKFFGITLPKPGWPDEALNALFSSTHKFLAWTLAAMIVLHIAAAIRHALRRDGTLQRMLPGGGTG
- a CDS encoding beta-propeller fold lactonase family protein; this translates as MRTPLKLAFATAALGFAGAVLAAPLAYVPNEKSGTVSVIDTATDTVTTTLKVSERPRGIAIAPDGSRLYLTNSPTESMIVVDLTSGKPVADWKLGDSPEGLYISQDGKLLAAAVEEDNSVALLEAATGKTLAHIKVEGENPEHAVFSPDGKWLYASAEDAEQVDVIDVAAMKQVGQIPVAKRPRGIGFTPDGRRAYVACELADTVFAIDVASHSVIARIPAGKFSNGITVSPDGKRVYVSNGKDATVMAIDTASNTVVGTVPVGKRPWNMAITPDGAKLYVANGRSDSVTVIDTASLKAIKDIPVGSFPWGVVIR
- a CDS encoding transporter substrate-binding domain-containing protein; translation: MKNKPLHHTLRGLAMLTALACTLAHAALAEAIDVQQPGRLRVAVYADFPPYSHKGKGVDIAIGRELAKRLGLEADVVEVAADEDMSDDLRNMVWKGHYLGTRPADVMLHVPVDQRLAEQNDKVRIFAPYHLESLAVARDPARVPPVKGSAATALEVFTREKVGVETASLADDFLLSVLNGRLRDNVVHFKTVAEAVAALKAGSVSAVMASRAEIEGALGEAGKIDVGPVSMPELRIQGWTLGMAVKAENDSLANALSTAMIAIQRDGTLERIFRDHGITHQTP
- the pedF gene encoding cytochrome c-550 PedF, which gives rise to MALAVGVSGAVLAHGDVTPQAVDTSTLKSLGADWLPENPYRGDKEAIRIGDSAYNQNCARCHGLGGISGGIAPDLRMLPEGQEGDEIFMQRIRHGATRNGKVYMPPFEGILQQEAMWSIRAWLETVHEE